One stretch of Prunus persica cultivar Lovell chromosome G1, Prunus_persica_NCBIv2, whole genome shotgun sequence DNA includes these proteins:
- the LOC18792576 gene encoding peroxidase 5, with the protein MDRLMITTATFFTLCIIITIIVPWSEAAGQSTGNGLRVGFYSRSCPNVEKIVADIVLKAHQDDLKLPAALIRFFSHDCLVKGCDASILLDATASHEPVEKQAQASEMLRGYELIDEIKDRVEQECPQTVSCADILAFAAREAVFLAGLPRHMVPSGRRDSRTSRASDITIPNPTTPFDEIIDYFSRRGITIDEMVVLSGAHSIGIAHCSFFDYRLYTFNKDQPQDPALNASYASELSKTCPKPNTLNPAEAKQRNVELDPTTPLVLDNHHYLNLLQGKALLQSDQTMVTDPRTSGLVQQFALDPESWARRFAKAMIKMGRINVLTGNVGEIRKNCRAIN; encoded by the exons ATGGATCGTCTAATGATCACCACAGCAACCTTCTTCACCTTgtgcatcatcatcaccatcatcgtTCCTTGGTCAGAGGCAGCTGGACAAAGCACTGGGAACGGCTTACGTGTCGGCTTTTACAGCCGCAGTTGCCCAAATGTGGAAAAAATTGTTGCTGACATTGTGTTAAAGGCTCATCAGGATGATCTAAAGCTCCCCGCCGCCCTCATTCGCTTCTTCTCCCACGATTGCTTGGTCAAG GGCTGCGATGCCTCAATTCTTCTGGATGCCACAGCCTCACATGAGCCTGTAGAGAAGCAAGCACAAGCCAGTGAAATGCTTAGAGGTTATGAGCTCATTGATGAGATCAAGGACAGGGTAGAGCAGGAGTGTCCACAAACTGTCTCTTGCGCTGACATACTAGCCTTTGCTGCTCGGGAAGCTGTTTTTCTGGCCGGTCTGCCACGTCACATGGTCCCCTCTGGACGCCGTGACAGTCGGACTTCCCGTGCTTCTGACATCACCATCCCTAACCCTACAACACCTTTCGATGAGATCATAGATTATTTCTCCAGAAGAGGTATCACCATTGACGAAATGGTTGTGTTGAGTGGTGCACATTCCATTGGGATTGCTCATTGCAGCTTCTTTGACTACAGACTCTACACCTTCAACAAAGACCAGCCCCAAGACCCTGCCCTCAACGCATCCTACGCTTCTGAGCTGTCTAAAACGTGCCCAAAACCCAACACATTGAATCCAGCTGAGGCTAAACAGAGAAACGTCGAGTTAGATCCCACAACACCACTCGTCCTGGACAATCACCACTACCTGAACCTGTTGCAAGGGAAAGCCTTGCTTCAGTCGGATCAGACAATGGTTACTGATCCCCGCACCAGCGGATTGGTGCAGCAGTTTGCCTTGGATCCCGAATCTTGGGCTCGAAGATTTGCCAAGGCCATGATTAAGATGGGGAGAATCAATGTTCTCACTGGAAATGTTGGAGAGATAAGGAAAAATTGTCGGGCCATCAACTAA
- the LOC18793449 gene encoding AP-1 complex subunit mu-2 — MAGAVSALFLLDIKGRVLIWRDYRGDVSAVQAERFFTKLIEKEVDPESHDPVVHDNGVSYLFIQHNNVYLMTASRQNCNAASLLFFLHRIVDVFKHYFEELEEESLRDNFVVVYELLDEMMDFGYPQYTEAKILSEFIKTDAYRMEVTQRPPMAVTNAVSWRSEGIRYKKNEVFLDVVESVNILVNSNGQIIRSDVVGALKMRTYLSGMPECKLGLNDRVLLEAQGRATKGKAIDLEDIKFHQCVRLARFENDRTISFVPPDGAFDLMTYRLSTQVKPLIWVEAQIERHSKSRIEILVKARSQFKERSTATNVEIEVPVLSDATNPEVRTSLGSAAYAPESDALIWKIRSFPGGKEYMLRAEFRLPSITAEEATPERKAPIRVKFEIPYFTVSGIQVRYLKIIEKSGYQALPWVRYITMAGEYELRLI, encoded by the exons ATGGCAGGGGCAGTCTCGGCGCTGTTCCTCCTAGACATCAAAGGCCGCGTTCTCATCTGGCGCGACTATCGTGGCGACGTCTCCGCCGTTCAAGCCGAGCGCTTCTTCACTAAGCTCATCGAGAAAGAG GTTGATCCGGAATCCCATGATCCAGTTGTGCATGATAATGGCGTAAGCTACTTGTTTATACAGCATAACAATGTCTACTTGATGACTGCGTCCAGGCAGAACTGCAATGCCGCTagtcttctcttctttctacACCGAATAGTTGAT GTTTTCAAGCATTACTTTGAAGAGTTAGAAGAGGAATCACTTAGAGATAACTTTGTGGTTGTG TATGAGTTGCTTGATGAGATGATGGACTTTGGTTACCCTCAGTATACTGAAGCCAAGATTCTCAGTGAATTTATCAAGACTGATGCTTACAGGATGGAAGTTACACAGAGACCTCCCATGGCTGTAACAAATGCGGTGTCTTGGCGCAGTGAAGGGATACGCTACAAGAAGAATGAG GTTTTCCTGGATGTGGTGGAGAGTGTTAATATACTTGTCAACAGCAATGGACAAATCATTAGGTCTGATGTTGTTGGTGCGTTGAAGATGAGAACTTATTTGAG TGGTATGCCAGAGTGTAAGCTGGGCTTAAATGATAGAGTTCTGTTGGAGGCACAAGGCCGAGCAACAAAGGGGAAGGCCATTGATTTGGAAGACATCAAATTTCATCA GTGTGTGCGTTTGGCCCGGTTTGAAAATGACCGGACAATATCCTTTGTACCACCTGATGGAGCTTTTGATCTCATGACATATAGGCTGAGTACACAG GTTAAGCCTCTAATTTGGGTTGAAGCTCAAATTGAAAGGCATTCGAAAAGTCGTATTGAGATTCTGGTAAAAGCCAGAAGTCAGTTCAAGGAGCGTAG CACTGCAACAAATGTGGAGATTGAGGTCCCTGTGTTATCTGATGCCACCAACCCTGAGGTTCGGACATCATTAGGATCTGCAGCATATGCACCTGAAAGTGATGCGCTTATCTGGAAAATAAGATCTTTTCCTGGTGGCAAG GAGTATATGTTGAGAGCAGAGTTTCGTCTTCCAAGTATAACAGCTGAAGAAGCAACTCCTGAGAGAAAAGCTCCTATACGTGTGAAGTTCGAGATACCATATTTTACCGTTTCTGGAATACAG
- the LOC18790387 gene encoding lysM domain receptor-like kinase 3 — MASLHHLPCLLLSLWLTQFPAGFASDASIKATFINPLSCSAKIMTCNASLYHINISLNKEQIASFYSVFPSEVNPIKHNSKQDYLISVPCSCKNISGTVGYFYDTTYKVKPSDTFYDVSNQIYSGQPLSVKEELPKFVPEANFPIHLPCGCVESDSQIVVTYTVQEHDTLSDIGILLSAKIDNIENMNKNMTENPSFIVVGWVLFVPMEKNGLKTSKTGIRPKWIILIGIILAVTLLSICTLILLLYRRRTPEKKVEVPNKSVSRSSKSLAAHRSFSLHNQLLHKENMEDGPVFESDGPVIFGVEQIEEATGYFDETRKIGEGGYGSVYFGVIGEKEIAVKKMKSNSTKEFFAELKVLCKIHHINVVELLGYASGDDHLYLVYEYVQNGSLSEHLHDPLLKGHQPLSWTARTQIALDAAKGIEYIHDHTKARYVHRDIKTSNILLDEGLRAKVADFGLAKLVGRTNEEDIIATRLVGTPGYLPPESVKELQVTHKTDVFAFGVVLAELITGQRALFRDNREPEKMKSLITVIKKIFQDEDPESALEAATDGNLRSNYPMEDIFKMAEIAEWCLSEEAVERPEMREIVVMLSQIMVSSIEWEASLGGNSQVFSGVFNGR, encoded by the exons ATGGCATCccttcatcatcttccttgtcttctcctctctctgtggctcactcaatttccTGCAGGTTTTGCCTCCGATGCATCTATTAAAGCCACTTTCATAAACCCTTTGAGTTGCTCTGCAAAAATCATGACATGTAATGCCTCACTGTACCACATCAACATCAGTCTGAACAAAGAGCAAATTGCCTCTTTCTACTCTGTCTTTCCATCGGAGGTCAATCCTATAAAACACAACAGCAAACAAGATTACCTCATAAGTGTGCCTTGTTCTTGCAAAAACATATCTGGCACTGTTGGATATTTCTATGATACAACTTACAAAGTGAAGCCATCAGACACATTTTATGATGTCTCCAATCAAATTTACAGCGGCCAACCTTTGTCTGTCAAAGAAGAGCTACCGAAATTCGTTCCAGAAGCCAACTTTCCCATTCATCTTCCATGTGGTTGCGTAGAAAGTGACTCTCAGATTGTGGTAACATATACAGTTCAGGAGCATGATACACTGTCGGATATTGGAATTCTGCTGTCTGCCAAGATTGATAACATAgaaaacatgaacaaaaatatGACTGAGAATCCTTCATTCATAGTTGTGGGTTGGGTGTTGTTTGTTCCCATGGAAAAGAATGGACTTAAAACATCAAAAACAG GAATCAGACCCAAATGGATAATACTGATTGGCATAATATTAGCTGTGACATTACTTTCAATCTGCACACTGATCCTTCTCCTTTATAGGAGACGAACACCAGAAAAAAAAGTGGAAGTTCCAAATAAATCTGTGTCCAGAAGCTCCAAAAGCTTGGCTGCCCACAGATCTTTTTCGTTGCATAATCAGTTACTTCATAAAGAAAACATGGAAG ATGGGCCAGTTTTTGAATCAGATGGACCGGTAATATTTGGTGTTGAGCAGATTGAAGAGGCTACCGGTTACTTTGATGAAACTAGGAAAATTGGAGAGGGCGGATATGGTAGTGTGTACTTTGGAGTAATAGGGGAGAAG GAGATTGCTGTAAAGAAGATGAAATCGAATAGTACCAAAGAATTCTTTGCAGAGCTAAAGGTCTTATGCAAGATCCATCACATTAATGTG GTGGAGCTTTTGGGGTATGCAAGCGGAGATGACCACCTCTATCTGGTGTATGAGTATGTTCAGAATGGATCACTGAGTGAACATCTTCATGATCCATTACTTAAAG GTCACCAGCCACTCTCTTGGACTGCAAGAACACAAATTGCACTGGATGCTGCAAAAGGTATTGAATACATTCATGACCACACAAAAGCCCGATACGTGCACCGTGATATAAAGACAAGCAATATTCTACTTGATGAGGGGCTCAGGGCAAAG GTGGCAGATTTTGGTTTGGCAAAGCTTGTTGGAAGAACCAATGAAGAAGACATTATAGCGACAAGGTTGGTTGGAACACCAGGCTATCTTCCCCCAGA ATCTGTGAAGGAGCTCCAGGTGACTCACAAAACTGATGTGTTTGCATTCGGAGTGGTGCTAGCGGAGCTGATCACAGGGCAACGTGCACTTTTCCGTGACAACCGTGAGCCTGAGAAGATGAAATCTTTAATTACAGTT ATTAAAAAGATATTCCAAGACGAGGATCCAGAATCAGCTTTAGAGGCTGCCACAGATGGAAATCTCCGGAGCAACTATCCCATGGAAGACATATTCAAG ATGGCAGAGATTGCTGAGTGGTGTTTGAGTGAAGAAGCAGTGGAGAGGCCAGAGATGCGGGAGATTGTTGTGATGCTCTCACAGATTATGGTATCTTCAATTGAATGGGAAGCATCGCTTGGTGGGAATAGCCAGGTTTTCAGTGGTGTATTTAATGGAAGATGA
- the LOC18793513 gene encoding peroxidase 5: MEMSLATIIFTFTFTFCTIFIIPCSEAAEKGQGNGLHVGFYGIRCPNAEQIVADVVSKAVEADQKLPAAFIRLFSHDCFVKGCDASILLDSTPSHEPVEIQSPANVGIKGLEVIDEIKARLEAECPETVSCADILAFAAREAVALAGLPRHKVPAGRRDSRTSRATDVTLPAPATPLNEIIEYFSRRGMTSDEIVVLSGAHSIGAVHCSFFDYRLYNYDQTQAQDPALDRFYAANLSQQCPAPNTLPEAEAKNRVVDFDPITPLVLDNQYYANLMQGKALLQSDQALVTDPRTKAMVISMAASADSWTQRFVRAMIKMGRINVLTGENGEIRKNCRAFNPL, encoded by the exons ATGGAGATGAGTCTGGCGACAATAATCTTCACCTTCACCTTCACTTTTTGCACCATCTTTATCATTCCTTGTTCGGAGGCAGCTGAGAAAGGCCAAGGCAACGGCTTGCATGTTGGATTTTATGGAATCAGATGTCCCAATGCGGAGCAAATTGTGGCTGACGTTGTGTCCAAGGCTGTGGAGGCAGACCAAAAGCTCCCCGCTGCCTTTATTCGACTCTTTTCCCATGATTGCTTTGTCAAG GGGTGCGATGCCTCAATTCTGTTGGATTCGACGCCCTCTCATGAGCCTGTTGAGATTCAATCACCAGCCAATGTTGGGATCAAAGGTTTGGAAGTCATTGATGAGATCAAGGCCAGGCTAGAGGCAGAGTGTCCAGAAACCGTCTCTTGCGCTGACATTTTAGCATTTGCTGCTCGGGAAGCCGTGGCTCTCGCCGGCCTACCACGTCACAAAGTCCCCGCAGGCCGTCGCGACAGCCGTACTTCCCGCGCTACTGACGTCACCCTTCCTGCTCCTGCGACACCTCTCAACGAGATCATAGAGTACTTCAGCAGAAGAGGCATGACTTCTGACGAAATTGTTGTCTTGTCTGGTGCACACTCCATTGGCGCTGTCCACTGCAGCTTCTTTGATTACAGGCTGTACAATTACGACCAAACTCAAGCCCAAGACCCTGCCCTGGACCGGTTCTATGCTGCTAATCTGTCTCAACAGTGCCCTGCACCCAACACATTGCCTGAAGCCGAGGCCAAAAACAGGGTTGTTGACTTCGATCCCATAACACCACTCGTCCTGGACAACCAATACTATGCGAACCTGATGCAAGGGAAAGCCTTGCTTCAATCGGATCAGGCTCTGGTTACTGATCCTCGCACCAAAGCTATGGTGATAAGCATGGCTGCTAGTGCTGATTCTTGGACTCAAAGATTTGTTAGGGCCATGATTAAGATGGGGAGAATCAATGTTCTCACTGGAGAGAATGGAGAGATAAGGAAAAACTGCCGGGCCTTTAACCCACTATAG
- the LOC18791922 gene encoding protein POOR HOMOLOGOUS SYNAPSIS 1 codes for MDPNQGGEKKQRRKRKSLKEMARSLAVVPCESVQSVQTKPTTATVSAVREQWEVHFALFFPYPPPPITSTCPDLVPLDPKYRRRRPLDRWISSSSLARLQLARDHSNSEVVLTVGFADKILEEHYVSKLHFIWPQVSCMSGFPARGTRAIFVSYRDCSEEIQKFGFRFLSLQEAEKFMNALKGICKEGMDTEPVNTDVGSEISSQSELTSSNRPLNPACKDLTTMTPVQTYTPKISPSLLNNEAEQYSCTQEFTPIDNFQSNFAALPPSFTSFLSNCGPVVEQVATQPTGSQEVDLKSQIARYMEDASFQDMLFQVEKVISEIGGDSML; via the exons ATGGACCCAAACCAAGGCGGAGagaagaaacagagaagaaagagaaagagccTGAAAGAAATGGCCCGCTCTCTGGCTGTGGTACCATGCGAAAGCGTACAGTCGGTTCAGACGAAGCCGACGACGGCGACTGTGAGCGCCGTTAGGGAGCAGTGGGAGGTCCACTTCGCTCTCTTCTTCCCTTATCCTCCTCCTCCGATCACCTCCACGTGTCCCGATCTCGTACCTCTGGATCCCAAGTACAGAAGGCGACGGCCACTTGACCGCTGgatctcttcctcctccttagCTCGGCTCCAACTTGCTCGCGATCACTCCAACTCCGAAGTCGTCCTCACCGTCGGTTTCGCGGACAAGATTCTG GAGGAGCACTATGTTTCCAAGCTACATTTTATCTGGCCTCAGGTTTCATGCATGTCTGGATTTCCTGCCAGGGGTACCAGAGCCATCTTTGTCAGCTACAGAGATTGTTCGGAAGAG ATCCAGAAATTTGGTTTTCGATTTTTGTCTCTCCAGGAGGCAGAGAAATTCATGAATGCTTTGAAG GGTATCTGCAAGGAAGGGATGGATACTGAACCTGTTAATACTGACGTTGGATCTGAAATTTCATCACAGTCTGAGCTCACGTCCTCTAATAGACCCCTCAACCC GGCTTGCAAGGACTTGACTACCATGACTCCTGTTCAGACTTATACGCCTAAAATATCACCCAGCTTGTTGAATAATGAAGCTGAGCAATACTCATGCACTCAAGAATTCACGCCTATTGATAACTTCCAGAGCAACTTTGCAGCCTTGCCTCCAAGTTTCACCTCATTTCTAAGCAACTGTGGCCCTGTTGTTGAACAAG TGGCAACACAACCAACTGGATCCCAGGAAGTCGATCTCAAATCCCAAATCGCG AGATATATGGAAGATGCTTCCTTCCAAG ATATGTTGTTTCAAGTGGAGAAAGTTATCAGTGAAATAGGAGGCGATTCGATGCTGTGA